The Mauremys mutica isolate MM-2020 ecotype Southern chromosome 1, ASM2049712v1, whole genome shotgun sequence genome has a segment encoding these proteins:
- the LOC123376291 gene encoding immunoglobulin lambda-1 light chain-like isoform X5 — translation MAWLPFSLYLLGTGLCRAASTQDLGLDQPPVVRALRGESVTLPCSCDVCNYPDFHSEWHFASGDRGPGTILTVKTAISSKHLDPQCKFSVTHQRNSRSLLLIKNLQINDQGTYVCTMIKNVPPPTVILKGPGTQLEVYALPKVWLFASPSEAALPMALVTCAVRDFYPQSLYATLNATCGGYAALADNASTVMTGDGTFNTTLQAWVNVTDCQNGTEVTCLVRQLTAETRRILWIPRAKNKVCPFGAGDWQEAIQGRRSTAPLGANLG, via the exons CTGCGTCCACTCAAGACCTGGGTCTGGATCAGCCTCCAGTTGTCAGAGCCCTCAGAGGGGAGTCTGTGACGCTGCCCTGCTCCTGCGACGTCTGTAACTACCCTGACTTCCACTCCGAATGGCATTTCGCCAGTGGGGACAGGGGCCCGGGCACCATCCTGACTGTGAAGACGGCCATCAGTTCCAAACACCTGGACCCACAGTGCAAGTTTTCTGTGACGCACCAGAGAAACTCAAGATCTTTGCTGCTCATTAAAAACCTGCAGATCAACGACCAGGGAACCTACGTGTGTACAATGATTAAAAACGTGCCGCCTCCTACGGTGATCTTGAAAGGGCCCGGGACTCAGCTTGAAGTCTATG CTTTGCCCAAAGTCTGGCTCTTTGCTTCTCCCTCGGAAGCAGCTCTTCCCATGGCCCTAGTGACCTGTGCAGTGAGGGACTTTTATCCACAATCTCTGTACGCCACACTGAACGCAACGTGCGGGGGGTACGCGGCGCTGGCAGACAATGCTTCAACCGTCATGACTGGTGATGGGACCTTCAACACGACCCTACAGGCCTGGGTGAATGTGACCGACTGCCAGAATGGGACGGAAGTGACCTGTTTGGTTAGACAGCTCACAGCTGAGACACGCAGGATTCTCTGGATACCCAGGGCAAAAAATAAAG TTTGTCCTTttggagcaggggactggcaGGAGGCAATCCAGGGAAGGAGAAGCACAGCACCTTTGGGTGCAAACCTTGGCTGA